A stretch of Chloroflexota bacterium DNA encodes these proteins:
- the aspS gene encoding aspartate--tRNA ligase, whose translation MRRTHLCGELRASNAGTRVVLQGWVHRQRDHGGLIFIDLRDRSGWTQVVFNPEVAPGAHETASGVRPEYVLEIEGTVGLRPPGTVNPGLPTGEVEVVSDRIEILNPSLPPPFSVADEGNVEEPLRLTFRYIDLRRPRMARNLAFRHDVIKFIRDFLDARGFLEVETPILTKSTPEGARDYLVPSRVHPGSFYALPQAPQQFKQLLMVAGVDRYFQIARCFRDEDLRADRQPEFTQLDLEMSFVDVDDVLGVVEDLYTHMSRTLTEKQVPTPFARLTYQQAMELYGTDKPDLRYGLASEDLSDVFARCEFAVFRETVASGGCVRGFAAPGAAKYSRREIDELTELAKAQGARGLAWAALEADGFRSSFARFLSEGERRAMAERLGAGVGDLILLVADQGLVPSKALGAVRVEIARRENLADPNLLAFARVTEFPLVEWNEDENRWDAVHHPFTSPMDEDVLMLNDEPGKVRAKAYDLVCNGWELGSGSIRIHRRDVQQQIFRLLGYTDEQVEARFGHLLRAFQYGTPPHGGMAPGIDRTVAILIGEQNIREVIAFPKNQSASDLLMGAPSPVSEAQLAELHIALREPPAPR comes from the coding sequence AACGCGGGAACGCGCGTGGTCCTGCAGGGCTGGGTGCATCGGCAGCGAGACCATGGCGGTTTGATCTTCATCGATCTGCGGGACCGTTCGGGGTGGACTCAGGTTGTGTTCAACCCGGAGGTTGCGCCGGGGGCGCACGAGACCGCGAGCGGCGTGCGCCCAGAGTACGTCCTGGAGATCGAGGGCACCGTCGGGCTCCGGCCGCCGGGGACGGTCAATCCCGGTCTCCCCACCGGTGAGGTCGAGGTGGTCTCGGATCGAATCGAGATCCTGAACCCGTCCCTGCCGCCGCCCTTCAGCGTTGCGGACGAGGGCAACGTCGAGGAGCCGCTTCGACTCACGTTTCGCTACATCGACCTGAGGCGGCCGCGCATGGCGCGGAACCTGGCGTTTCGCCACGATGTCATCAAATTCATCCGCGACTTTCTGGACGCGCGCGGATTTCTCGAAGTCGAGACGCCGATCCTCACCAAGAGCACGCCCGAGGGCGCCCGCGACTACCTGGTCCCGAGCCGGGTGCACCCGGGCTCGTTCTACGCCTTGCCCCAGGCGCCCCAGCAGTTCAAACAGCTCCTCATGGTGGCGGGCGTCGACCGCTACTTTCAGATCGCGCGCTGCTTCCGCGACGAGGACCTCCGCGCCGACCGGCAGCCCGAGTTCACCCAGCTCGACCTCGAAATGTCGTTCGTCGACGTCGACGACGTGCTGGGCGTCGTGGAGGACTTGTATACGCACATGAGCCGGACGCTGACGGAGAAGCAGGTCCCGACGCCCTTCGCGCGCCTCACCTACCAGCAGGCCATGGAGCTGTACGGCACCGACAAGCCGGACTTGCGCTATGGGCTCGCGTCGGAAGACCTGTCCGACGTGTTCGCCCGGTGCGAGTTCGCGGTGTTTCGAGAGACGGTCGCATCCGGCGGTTGCGTGCGCGGCTTTGCCGCGCCCGGTGCTGCGAAGTACAGCCGGCGTGAGATTGACGAGCTGACCGAGCTGGCGAAAGCGCAGGGCGCGCGCGGGCTGGCCTGGGCGGCCCTGGAGGCAGATGGCTTTCGGTCGTCATTCGCGCGCTTCCTCTCGGAGGGCGAGCGCCGGGCGATGGCGGAGCGCCTCGGCGCAGGCGTGGGGGACCTCATCCTACTCGTCGCCGATCAGGGTCTGGTCCCCTCCAAAGCGCTGGGCGCCGTTCGCGTCGAGATCGCGCGCCGCGAGAACCTCGCCGATCCGAACCTCCTCGCATTTGCCCGCGTCACCGAGTTCCCGCTGGTCGAGTGGAACGAGGACGAGAACCGTTGGGATGCCGTCCACCATCCGTTCACGTCTCCCATGGACGAGGACGTCCTCATGCTGAATGACGAGCCAGGGAAGGTCCGCGCGAAGGCGTATGACCTGGTCTGCAACGGATGGGAGCTGGGAAGCGGCAGCATTCGGATCCATCGGCGCGACGTGCAGCAGCAGATCTTCCGACTGCTGGGATACACCGACGAACAGGTCGAGGCCCGATTTGGGCACCTCCTGCGGGCGTTTCAATACGGGACGCCGCCGCACGGCGGCATGGCGCCCGGGATCGATCGCACCGTCGCGATCCTGATCGGCGAGCAAAATATCCGCGAGGTCATCGCGTTCCCCAAGAATCAGAGCGCGAGCGACCTGCTCATGGGCGCGCCGTCGCCCGTCTCCGAGGCGCAGCTCGCCGAGCTGCACATCGCCCTGCGCGAGCCGCCGGCCCCTCGGTAA